In the Candidatus Neomarinimicrobiota bacterium genome, one interval contains:
- a CDS encoding UMP kinase: MSAGSIYKRILLKLSGESLAGDSALSIDTHVLDQMTSDLQAVVDLGVEVGIVIGGGNIFRGLSQKAKDMNRVAADHMGMLATVINAVALGDAIKRRGMKASVLTAIEMNEIAAPFSQRKAIQELESGKVVIFAAGTGNPFFTTDTAAALRGVEIEADVLLKGTRVEGIYSADPEKDPDAEYLPHLSYDEVMNKNLRVMDQTAFALCRENNLAVHVFNMEIPGNLLKVIQGAAIGSVVGGNHAE; encoded by the coding sequence ATGTCAGCCGGATCGATCTACAAGCGTATACTCCTTAAACTAAGTGGTGAATCGCTTGCAGGTGATTCGGCTCTTTCTATTGATACACATGTCCTGGATCAGATGACCTCAGACCTCCAGGCTGTTGTAGACCTGGGTGTAGAGGTTGGCATCGTCATCGGGGGAGGTAACATCTTCCGTGGACTCTCTCAAAAAGCCAAAGATATGAATCGGGTTGCAGCTGACCATATGGGTATGTTAGCAACCGTGATCAATGCAGTTGCTTTGGGGGATGCCATTAAACGCAGGGGAATGAAGGCCAGTGTCCTGACAGCCATAGAAATGAATGAAATTGCTGCACCTTTCTCCCAGAGAAAAGCGATTCAGGAACTGGAATCAGGAAAAGTTGTCATATTTGCTGCAGGTACGGGCAATCCCTTCTTTACCACAGATACTGCTGCTGCCCTAAGGGGTGTCGAAATCGAAGCAGATGTTCTCCTAAAGGGAACGAGAGTAGAGGGTATTTATTCAGCCGATCCCGAAAAGGACCCAGACGCTGAATATTTACCCCATTTAAGTTATGATGAAGTAATGAATAAAAATTTGCGTGTAATGGATCAGACTGCTTTCGCGCTGTGTCGCGAAAATAATCTTGCGGTTCATGTCTTTAATATGGAAATTCCAGGAAATTTATTAAAAGTGATACAAGGCGCTGCCATTGGATCTGTAGTAGGAGGTAATCATGCTGAATGA
- the rpsI gene encoding 30S ribosomal protein S9: protein MSTSTTFYATGKRKSSIARVYMTPGKGIIKVNNRELDEYFGRKTLRMIVHEALELTENSGRYDISINVNGGGLSGQAYAIRHGISRALQGDNNELRPVLKKAGLLTRDARKKERKKYGLAGARKAYQFSKR from the coding sequence ATGAGTACATCAACTACATTTTATGCCACTGGAAAACGCAAAAGCTCAATTGCTCGCGTTTATATGACCCCTGGCAAGGGCATTATTAAAGTTAACAATCGTGAGCTGGATGAATATTTCGGTCGTAAAACACTGAGGATGATTGTTCACGAGGCATTAGAGTTAACGGAGAATTCAGGTCGATATGATATCTCTATTAATGTTAATGGTGGTGGATTGTCCGGACAGGCTTATGCAATTCGGCATGGTATTTCACGTGCTCTGCAGGGTGATAATAATGAACTAAGGCCCGTGCTGAAAAAAGCCGGTCTGCTGACCCGTGATGCTCGTAAGAAAGAGCGTAAAAAATACGGTTTGGCCGGTGCTCGTAAAGCCTATCAGTTCTCAAAACGTTAA
- the rplM gene encoding 50S ribosomal protein L13, whose protein sequence is MKTYNVKASEIVREWWIVDATDKTLGRLSTTIAQILRGKHKPTFVPHLDSGDFIVVTNAEKIRVTGNKEEQKTYFRHSGYPGGARFTSLKQLREKHPERILEHAVKGMLPHNRLGRAQIKKLKIYKGDSHPHEAQQPKPLEVG, encoded by the coding sequence TTGAAAACGTATAATGTAAAAGCAAGTGAAATCGTAAGAGAGTGGTGGATTGTCGATGCAACTGATAAAACGCTCGGCAGACTCTCAACTACGATTGCTCAAATCCTGAGGGGAAAGCATAAACCAACATTTGTTCCCCACCTTGACAGCGGTGATTTTATCGTTGTTACAAATGCAGAAAAAATTCGTGTCACAGGAAATAAAGAAGAACAAAAAACTTATTTTCGCCATAGTGGCTATCCAGGTGGAGCTCGGTTTACATCCTTGAAGCAATTGCGCGAGAAACATCCAGAGCGGATTCTCGAACATGCAGTAAAGGGTATGCTCCCACATAACCGTCTTGGTCGTGCCCAGATCAAGAAGCTGAAAATTTATAAGGGTGATTCTCATCCTCATGAGGCACAACAACCAAAACCACTCGAGGTAGGCTAG
- a CDS encoding methionyl-tRNA formyltransferase, producing MNNSTPLKVIFMGTPDFAVPALKALNESPHSIQAVVTVPDKQQGRGRRERPSAVKSAALEYNLPILQPEKLTEPDFIETLKGYAPDVIVVVAFRILPEAVFTLPKYGSFNLHASLLPKYRGAAPIYWALLNGDSETGLTTFFLKRKVDTGNIIMQATTPILPEDNLHTLYTKLCNLGADLVVETTNLISMGTALAGEQDNSLASPAPKVTSETRLLHFDESAEQCHNRIRAFAPTPGAYTYRDGALLKILSSRKVAGHGIPGTIINISDDSFTVACQEDALEIVSIQPESKKAMDVASYLRGYPIEIGETLG from the coding sequence ATGAATAATTCAACACCATTAAAAGTAATCTTCATGGGAACGCCTGATTTTGCAGTACCTGCTCTCAAAGCCTTGAACGAGAGCCCCCACTCTATCCAGGCTGTTGTAACAGTTCCAGACAAGCAGCAGGGCAGAGGGCGGCGCGAGAGGCCTTCTGCTGTTAAATCAGCTGCCCTGGAATACAATCTGCCAATACTCCAGCCAGAAAAACTCACAGAGCCTGATTTTATTGAGACTCTCAAAGGATATGCCCCCGATGTGATTGTTGTGGTGGCCTTTAGAATCTTGCCCGAGGCAGTCTTCACCCTCCCCAAATATGGATCTTTCAATCTCCATGCTTCCCTGCTCCCCAAATATCGGGGAGCGGCCCCCATTTACTGGGCGCTTTTGAATGGGGATTCTGAAACGGGTCTAACCACATTTTTTCTAAAGCGAAAAGTGGATACTGGAAATATTATCATGCAGGCGACGACTCCTATCCTTCCAGAAGACAATCTGCATACTCTGTATACAAAATTATGTAATTTGGGTGCTGACCTGGTCGTGGAGACTACCAACCTTATTTCCATGGGTACCGCTCTTGCCGGTGAGCAGGACAATAGCCTGGCGAGTCCAGCTCCAAAAGTTACTTCAGAAACCCGACTTTTACACTTCGATGAAAGTGCTGAGCAGTGTCACAATCGAATCAGGGCATTTGCACCCACACCAGGTGCCTACACCTATCGAGATGGTGCTCTGCTTAAAATATTGTCATCCCGGAAGGTTGCAGGTCATGGGATTCCAGGCACTATTATTAACATATCAGACGATTCCTTTACAGTCGCTTGCCAGGAAGATGCGCTTGAGATTGTGTCCATCCAGCCCGAGAGTAAAAAAGCGATGGATGTAGCATCATATCTGCGTGGATATCCAATTGAAATTGGTGAAACGCTTGGCTAG
- a CDS encoding peroxiredoxin: protein MLVTRPAPDFKATAIMGDNSFKEISLADYKGKKVVLFFYPLDFTFVCPTEILAFNHRLADFEKRGVQVIGCSVDSKWSHFGWKNTEIKKGGIGDIQYPILADIEKKIARSYDVLKGATPAAVLTEDGEEETTVNGDVALRASFLIDEEGIVRHAVINDLPLGRNVDEMLRMVDALAFNQEHGEVCPAGWQEGDDTMQENFAGVASYLEKNADKL from the coding sequence ATGTTAGTTACAAGACCAGCACCAGATTTTAAAGCAACCGCCATCATGGGCGATAATTCATTTAAAGAGATCAGTTTAGCTGATTATAAAGGCAAAAAAGTTGTCTTATTCTTTTATCCCCTGGATTTCACATTTGTATGTCCAACTGAGATTCTAGCTTTTAACCACCGTCTCGCAGACTTTGAAAAGCGTGGTGTGCAGGTAATCGGCTGTTCAGTTGATTCAAAGTGGAGCCACTTTGGCTGGAAGAACACTGAGATTAAAAAAGGTGGTATCGGTGATATTCAGTATCCGATTCTTGCTGATATTGAAAAGAAAATTGCCAGATCATATGATGTACTCAAAGGAGCTACACCGGCAGCCGTCTTAACTGAAGATGGTGAAGAAGAAACCACAGTTAATGGCGATGTTGCTTTGAGAGCTTCTTTCCTGATTGATGAGGAAGGCATTGTTCGTCACGCTGTAATCAATGATTTGCCCCTGGGTAGAAATGTTGATGAGATGCTGCGTATGGTTGATGCACTTGCTTTTAACCAGGAACATGGTGAAGTTTGTCCTGCTGGATGGCAGGAAGGTGATGACACAATGCAGGAGAATTTTGCTGGTGTCGCATCTTATCTGGAGAAAAACGCAGATAAGCTCTAA
- the def gene encoding peptide deformylase, whose amino-acid sequence MVYQIQTYGKQVLRTKTEKIPQIDDDLRKIVANMFETMYAAEGIGLAAPQVDKSIRLFVIDLSPIDEEEGRRVFVNPQIIEFGDENDEYEEGCLSVPTVREIVTRPTSIRITYQDMNGKHFDEEIDGYLARVIQHEYDHLEKTLFIDHLSSLKKSLLKKTLKKIASGEIEVEASENFEL is encoded by the coding sequence ATGGTGTACCAAATTCAAACCTACGGCAAGCAAGTCCTCAGGACAAAGACTGAGAAGATTCCTCAGATTGATGACGATTTGAGGAAAATTGTCGCCAATATGTTTGAAACCATGTATGCCGCGGAAGGAATTGGTTTGGCCGCACCACAGGTTGATAAATCCATTCGACTATTTGTTATCGATCTTTCTCCCATAGATGAGGAAGAGGGTAGACGAGTCTTTGTCAATCCCCAGATTATTGAGTTTGGCGATGAGAACGATGAGTACGAAGAAGGTTGTCTAAGCGTTCCTACCGTGCGTGAAATTGTTACCCGTCCAACCAGTATCAGAATTACCTATCAGGATATGAATGGCAAACACTTCGATGAAGAAATTGACGGTTACCTCGCCAGAGTCATTCAACATGAGTATGATCATCTAGAAAAGACACTTTTTATTGATCACTTGAGCTCATTGAAGAAATCACTTCTCAAGAAAACGCTTAAAAAGATTGCCAGCGGGGAAATAGAAGTCGAAGCATCTGAAAACTTTGAGCTCTAG
- the rpe gene encoding ribulose-phosphate 3-epimerase: protein MRAQISPSVLSADFSRLGEQINSVAASGGEVLHLDVMDGHYVPNLTFGPIVVKAIRKMTDMILEAHLMISEPDLYIENFIEAGADIVLVHPSTCNSVEDTLKNIRSLGAKAGLVVNPDEKLSLVEPYLGIMDQLLIMSVVPGFGGQSFMPEVLNDLPGLRQALEDHGVLVEIDGGINKTTIGSVLDKGIHRFVAGSAVFNKHATPGENFNLLQSLATASK from the coding sequence ATGCGAGCTCAAATTTCACCCTCTGTTCTTTCAGCCGATTTTTCAAGACTGGGGGAGCAAATAAATTCTGTTGCAGCTAGTGGTGGGGAAGTATTGCATCTGGATGTCATGGATGGTCACTATGTTCCCAATTTGACCTTTGGACCTATTGTGGTCAAGGCCATCCGCAAAATGACAGACATGATTCTGGAAGCCCATCTTATGATTTCAGAGCCTGACCTTTACATTGAGAATTTTATTGAAGCCGGTGCTGATATTGTCCTGGTACATCCATCAACCTGTAACTCTGTTGAAGACACCTTGAAAAACATACGGTCGCTGGGGGCAAAAGCAGGTCTCGTTGTTAATCCTGATGAAAAGTTATCCCTGGTAGAACCCTATTTGGGTATCATGGATCAATTACTCATTATGTCAGTAGTGCCTGGTTTTGGTGGTCAGTCATTTATGCCAGAAGTTCTTAATGATCTCCCTGGATTGCGCCAGGCCCTTGAGGACCATGGAGTTTTGGTTGAAATTGATGGAGGCATCAACAAAACCACTATCGGTTCAGTATTGGATAAGGGAATACACCGTTTTGTAGCCGGTTCAGCCGTTTTTAATAAGCATGCCACTCCAGGGGAAAATTTTAATTTGCTTCAAAGCTTAGCCACTGCCAGTAAATGA
- the yajC gene encoding preprotein translocase subunit YajC: MIANIMLMASPSGGEAGNPILSFLPIILMFGVFYFLLIRPQTKRAKEAEKMRTELKKGDHIVTAGGIHGTIEGIKDNDILLVKTATDTKLHVGRSAVTTVKTK; encoded by the coding sequence ATGATTGCAAACATTATGCTTATGGCATCCCCATCAGGCGGAGAAGCTGGAAACCCAATCTTGAGTTTCCTCCCTATTATACTGATGTTCGGTGTATTCTACTTTTTACTCATCAGACCTCAGACGAAACGTGCAAAAGAGGCTGAAAAAATGCGCACAGAACTCAAGAAGGGTGACCATATTGTCACCGCTGGCGGAATTCATGGCACCATCGAAGGTATCAAAGACAATGATATTCTTTTGGTGAAAACAGCTACTGATACCAAATTACATGTTGGAAGATCTGCCGTCACTACGGTGAAAACCAAATAG
- a CDS encoding phosphatidate cytidylyltransferase yields MSLSKLQSHELIRKAIHLSSSIIPLSYWFLGGRHLTLQIVIILSLGFLTVDFLRLKSAEIGKVFMHIFGSALRQHEQKNLTGATYVFTGSVVAIFLFPKEIAVPALLILSISDTLAALVGIPFGKHKFLKKSVEGSTAFFVSTTTILILFYPEAIIINILIAGIVTLAEAYPMHLDDNFLIPILSGTLLSFASLL; encoded by the coding sequence ATGAGTTTATCCAAGCTTCAAAGTCATGAACTCATCCGCAAGGCTATTCATTTAAGCAGTAGCATTATCCCATTATCCTATTGGTTTCTGGGGGGCAGACATCTCACACTCCAGATAGTCATAATTCTTTCCCTGGGTTTTCTTACGGTTGATTTTTTACGATTAAAATCAGCAGAGATCGGAAAAGTGTTCATGCATATATTTGGATCTGCACTGAGACAGCATGAACAGAAAAATTTAACAGGAGCAACCTATGTCTTTACAGGTTCGGTTGTCGCTATCTTTCTATTCCCAAAAGAAATAGCTGTTCCTGCGCTTTTAATCCTATCCATATCTGATACCCTGGCAGCTCTGGTAGGAATACCATTTGGAAAGCATAAATTCTTGAAAAAATCGGTTGAGGGAAGTACTGCGTTTTTTGTCAGTACAACCACTATACTCATACTATTTTATCCTGAGGCTATTATCATTAATATTCTCATTGCAGGAATTGTTACGCTTGCTGAAGCCTACCCCATGCATCTGGACGATAATTTCCTCATACCCATTTTGTCAGGTACTTTATTAAGTTTCGCAAGTTTGTTATAG
- a CDS encoding PASTA domain-containing protein, producing the protein MKFIRDYFFIFMGIGIVAALAFNNVILPLYVNWNNEIRVPSLTHTDLDQATKILKERTLEWTIKDTIFRRDIPSRFIMDQYPEAGQMVKENRKIQLTINLPPAKLEMLDLIAFTERQATIAIDRLGLVLVETRRDSSDLYERTVVMKQSVLAGMPVAPGDSIVITVSLGKRNLKKTMPDLRNKGLDEARRILESEGFTVGNVQTTEDSELLPNTVVSQSVVAGREFPRERVISVDLMITDGF; encoded by the coding sequence ATGAAATTTATTAGAGACTATTTTTTCATTTTTATGGGTATCGGTATTGTGGCTGCACTGGCCTTCAATAATGTCATTCTACCCCTGTATGTGAACTGGAATAATGAGATTCGGGTCCCCAGTCTAACTCATACTGATCTGGATCAGGCCACCAAAATACTCAAAGAACGGACACTGGAATGGACCATTAAGGATACCATTTTCAGAAGAGATATTCCCAGCAGATTTATTATGGACCAGTATCCTGAAGCCGGTCAAATGGTGAAGGAAAACCGAAAAATTCAACTCACGATCAACCTGCCACCAGCAAAACTTGAGATGCTCGACCTTATCGCTTTTACAGAAAGACAGGCTACAATTGCAATTGATCGCCTGGGTTTGGTTCTGGTTGAAACCAGGAGAGATTCTTCAGATCTATACGAACGGACTGTTGTGATGAAGCAATCCGTGCTGGCTGGCATGCCTGTAGCTCCTGGTGATTCTATCGTAATCACAGTAAGTCTAGGGAAAAGAAATCTAAAGAAAACAATGCCTGATTTACGCAACAAAGGGCTGGACGAAGCCAGACGAATCCTGGAATCTGAAGGATTTACAGTGGGAAATGTTCAAACTACTGAAGATTCAGAATTACTGCCCAATACAGTTGTCTCACAATCAGTAGTTGCCGGAAGAGAATTTCCCCGAGAAAGAGTTATTTCAGTAGACCTTATGATTACGGACGGCTTCTAG
- the frr gene encoding ribosome recycling factor, with the protein MLNELFKDVDHRMSMSVEHVKHEFTGLRSARASVTLVEHIKVPYYGNPTPLNQVANLSVPEPRLIVVQPWDKSLMAEIEKAIMAADLGLNPANDGVNIRIPIPALNDERRQELIRHMHKLAEEGRVGVRNVRRDANDHIKKAEKDSEISEDNSKRATANVQEMTDKYIKEIDSAVKSKEEDIMTV; encoded by the coding sequence ATGCTGAATGAGTTGTTTAAAGATGTCGATCATAGAATGAGTATGTCTGTGGAGCATGTCAAACATGAGTTTACTGGTTTACGTAGCGCCAGAGCCTCTGTGACCCTTGTAGAGCACATTAAAGTTCCCTACTATGGTAATCCAACCCCTCTGAATCAAGTCGCAAATTTAAGCGTTCCAGAACCGCGACTCATCGTCGTCCAGCCCTGGGATAAAAGTCTTATGGCTGAGATTGAAAAAGCAATCATGGCAGCTGATCTGGGCTTAAATCCAGCAAATGATGGGGTCAATATTCGCATTCCCATTCCTGCTCTAAATGATGAACGTCGCCAGGAGCTTATCCGGCACATGCATAAGCTGGCCGAAGAAGGTCGAGTTGGCGTTCGTAATGTTCGCCGGGATGCCAATGATCATATCAAAAAGGCTGAAAAGGATTCTGAGATTTCAGAAGACAATTCTAAAAGAGCCACAGCAAATGTTCAGGAAATGACCGACAAATATATCAAAGAAATTGATTCTGCGGTTAAGTCCAAAGAAGAAGATATCATGACTGTTTAA
- the tsf gene encoding translation elongation factor Ts, with the protein MAITAAAVKELRDKTGVGMMECKTALAEADGNIEKAIELLRKKGMAKAAKKAGRTTKEGLVFSYIHAGGKLGALVEIACETDFVAKTDQFLELGHSIAMHIAAAGPEVVKREQVSTEALDKEAEIFKVQALNEGKPEAIVEKIVTGRLEKYYKEVVLMEQPYVKDPERTITDLLNETISSLGENMSVTRFQRFAVGESVASAE; encoded by the coding sequence ATGGCTATAACAGCTGCTGCGGTAAAAGAGCTGCGTGATAAAACTGGTGTCGGCATGATGGAGTGCAAAACAGCACTTGCTGAAGCCGATGGAAATATTGAAAAGGCAATCGAACTCCTTCGTAAAAAAGGGATGGCAAAGGCTGCCAAAAAAGCCGGCCGCACCACCAAAGAAGGTCTGGTTTTCAGCTATATCCATGCTGGTGGTAAGCTTGGGGCTCTGGTTGAAATCGCCTGTGAGACTGATTTTGTTGCCAAGACTGACCAATTTTTGGAATTAGGCCATAGCATTGCCATGCATATTGCTGCTGCAGGTCCCGAGGTTGTCAAACGTGAGCAGGTTTCTACTGAAGCTTTAGATAAAGAGGCAGAAATCTTCAAAGTACAAGCCTTGAATGAAGGCAAACCTGAAGCCATTGTTGAAAAAATTGTGACTGGTCGTTTGGAAAAATACTATAAAGAAGTTGTTCTCATGGAACAGCCCTATGTAAAAGATCCAGAAAGAACCATTACTGATCTGCTAAATGAGACTATCTCATCCCTTGGTGAAAATATGTCTGTAACACGCTTTCAGCGTTTTGCAGTCGGAGAGTCCGTCGCCAGCGCAGAATAA
- the rsmB gene encoding 16S rRNA (cytosine(967)-C(5))-methyltransferase RsmB: MASSPRELAYKALLAAEKDQSTGIDELLSTFLQQGELTQQEKRWIMELVYGVTRMKLQLDAWIEMAFKGRYRKAQHSVKSLLRMGAFQLKYMQTSEHAAINETVALSRKVKQSQASGLVNAVLRKIQSLELKDLLNHYEDEMDRLSIETSHPQWLLEKWISRYPLDEVSALCSHNNTAPKTWIRRNIQIVGAEDFESFLDGLDIKHKKSDVLDVFYEIGSASSLFSTKEFHGGWFSFQDLAAGLVASLIDPESGDTIVDACSAPGGKMAFISELSGGQAKIIACDASHSRLAKVRENILRLGLKQIEVLELDAAVAPLPAANKILLDVPCSGTGVLNRRPDARWKRQALDIISLTGIQSNILTNSWKYLAPGGLLVYATCTLEPDENWELIDSVLEHLDQASVEAIEHENLKPYIDERGALSTLPWRHDMDGMFAVKIRKAL, encoded by the coding sequence TTGGCTAGTTCACCACGCGAATTGGCCTATAAGGCGCTTCTAGCAGCTGAGAAGGACCAATCAACAGGAATTGATGAGCTCCTCTCCACCTTTCTCCAGCAAGGTGAACTAACACAACAGGAAAAACGCTGGATTATGGAGCTGGTCTATGGTGTGACGCGGATGAAACTCCAGTTGGATGCCTGGATTGAGATGGCCTTTAAAGGTCGCTACCGCAAAGCTCAACACTCAGTTAAGAGTCTCCTCCGCATGGGAGCATTTCAGCTCAAATACATGCAGACTTCTGAACACGCAGCCATCAATGAAACGGTTGCCTTGAGCAGAAAGGTTAAACAATCTCAGGCCAGCGGGCTTGTGAATGCAGTTCTCCGTAAAATTCAATCACTGGAACTCAAAGATTTATTGAACCACTACGAAGATGAGATGGACCGATTATCCATTGAGACCTCACATCCTCAGTGGCTTCTGGAAAAATGGATATCCAGGTATCCACTTGATGAAGTGTCTGCCCTATGTAGCCATAACAATACGGCTCCCAAAACATGGATCAGACGAAATATTCAAATTGTAGGTGCTGAAGATTTTGAGTCTTTTCTGGATGGTTTGGATATAAAACATAAAAAATCAGATGTCTTAGATGTGTTCTACGAAATAGGAAGCGCCTCATCCCTGTTTAGCACAAAAGAATTTCATGGGGGATGGTTTTCATTCCAGGATCTTGCAGCTGGTCTTGTTGCATCCTTAATCGATCCTGAATCAGGGGATACCATAGTTGATGCCTGTTCAGCACCAGGTGGAAAAATGGCATTTATCTCTGAACTGTCTGGGGGACAGGCGAAAATAATCGCCTGCGATGCCAGCCACTCAAGATTGGCAAAAGTGCGGGAGAATATTTTACGGCTGGGGTTGAAACAGATTGAAGTACTTGAATTGGATGCGGCCGTTGCACCATTGCCAGCAGCCAACAAAATCCTCTTAGACGTACCTTGTTCTGGAACTGGGGTCTTAAATCGCCGTCCTGATGCCAGGTGGAAACGTCAAGCTTTGGATATCATATCTCTGACTGGTATTCAATCAAATATTCTCACAAATAGCTGGAAATATTTAGCACCTGGTGGTTTACTGGTATATGCCACCTGTACCCTGGAACCTGATGAAAATTGGGAGTTAATTGATTCGGTACTAGAACATTTAGATCAGGCCAGTGTTGAAGCTATTGAACATGAAAACCTGAAACCATACATTGATGAAAGAGGTGCGTTGTCTACATTACCGTGGCGTCATGATATGGATGGAATGTTCGCAGTAAAAATTAGAAAAGCGCTATGA
- the rpsB gene encoding 30S ribosomal protein S2 — translation MRNISLEDLLASGAHFGHMTSNWDPNMADYIFTKKNGVHIIDLYKTIEQLNKAVDLVSSTVKKGGSVLFVATKKAAKTVVEEEADRCGMFHVTERWLGGTLTNFMTIKKSIKRLHLLEKDETSGIAETLTKKELLMRTRERNRLQTQHRGIKDMRRLPDVVIVVDAKKETIAIAEALRLEIPIVAVVDTNTDPRKVDIPIPANDDSIQAVRLLMGTLADAILEAKGISNVKETEEVTA, via the coding sequence ATGCGCAATATTTCGCTAGAGGATTTACTCGCTTCCGGAGCCCATTTTGGTCATATGACCAGTAACTGGGACCCAAACATGGCTGACTATATCTTCACCAAGAAAAATGGTGTTCACATCATTGATCTGTACAAGACCATTGAACAGCTGAATAAAGCTGTTGATCTGGTAAGCTCGACAGTTAAAAAAGGTGGATCAGTTCTTTTCGTAGCCACGAAAAAAGCTGCAAAGACCGTTGTCGAAGAGGAAGCTGATCGCTGTGGTATGTTCCATGTAACTGAACGTTGGTTAGGTGGTACGCTGACAAACTTCATGACCATAAAAAAATCTATCAAACGCTTACATTTACTTGAAAAAGATGAAACCAGTGGCATTGCAGAGACCTTGACTAAAAAAGAGCTGCTGATGCGGACCCGTGAACGAAATCGTTTGCAGACACAGCATCGTGGTATCAAGGATATGCGCCGTCTTCCTGATGTAGTCATTGTTGTCGACGCAAAAAAAGAGACCATCGCTATTGCTGAGGCTCTTAGACTGGAAATTCCAATTGTAGCTGTTGTTGATACAAATACTGATCCTCGTAAAGTTGATATTCCGATTCCAGCAAATGATGACTCCATTCAGGCAGTTCGATTACTTATGGGAACCCTTGCTGATGCAATTCTTGAAGCAAAAGGCATTTCCAACGTAAAAGAAACTGAAGAAGTAACCGCTTAA